The DNA sequence AgccttaatatatataaattacaacTGTTTTCGGAAGTTAATATAGCTGGATAAAGAAGGAAATTGTTTTATATTAACAAACAATCAACTTCGAGAAACTAATAATATTATTGGAATGGTTAAATGTTTAATTTCCTTTCTAAAATAATGTGAATAGATGTGGCTGAGTACATCTCTCGTATCACTTCATAATTTCCCTAAAGAACCTTCTAGACAGGAATGGGTTCTATATTTTTCTCCAAATATTTCCATCCACATCTATTACTCTATTTATctttattaattatttgttttctaattctattttattattaatagttTTGTAGATTTTTAAAACGCCTAGGAAGCAGTGAAAATAAATGGTTGGTAAACTATGGCATAAacaaacataattttatataCTGCGCAAGACAAATCAGACTATTCGATTGGAGGTACTGAAAATTCTGGGTCTAATTTGTGTACCGGCAGAAAATCCTGGATCCGATTTCAGTATTCACGAAATTCTACTCCACACAAATCGGACGGCCCAATTTGTGTCCCTCTCTCTACAATGAAatcagacggtccgatttcttcccaccaaaacaaaaaattgaacgcCGTTACAACCGTGTATATCTTCCCAATACTCCATAACTCAGCATAACTCACATATCAacctcatataaaaaaaattagccacttTTCTTCACTGTTATGAATGttataagaaatttaaaataaataatatggaCATATtataagattttataatttataattatgtgTCTTTGGCCTTAGCCATGTGGCATccttttaattatatttcttgAGCTTCACGAGTCcgttaattttttttagacaCTCTAGAGTGAAGGAAAAAAGTTTTCATGTATTATGCATCACTTAATAAAACATAACAGTTAAGTCAAAAAATGATGGCTTGTGTGAAATATGCAATTATGCATAATCTTAATTTTGAAGTCCACATTCTATGATCGCTGCTTGAATCATGAAGGCCATTCATGTAGACAAAAATATTGGGTGGCACATGTGGCTATATTCTCTATTAATGTTGTCAATAGGAAGTCATGATCATTGATCAAATATTCCTACATTCAGCAGATATGATTAAATCACTTATATTCACCTTCTTAtgtttaataaaatagcacatgaACAAATTAGGATTGAGAAAACAATAGTGTATATATATAACCAATAGGTATAATTTCTTCTGCATATTTATTTACTTCAGCATCATATCACAGTAACAAGCTAAGGAAGGCAAGTGCACCTTCTCAAGAATAACATCAAAACAGAAGAGGAGAAAAAACAGAACCAACCAAAAATCAACCTTGCCATTGAAAGCAGCTTAATGTATCAACCAACTGTTGAGATGCATGATTAGAATGCTTTATTCATTCTGAAGTCCCATAGACATTATTCAAAACTCTCAACTCGCTCaaagtataaataaataaataaataaatattatgtatGTGTATACCGTACGGCGATACGCCGCTGGATCGGGCTCCTGCAAGAAGGGCAATCTTGCATACCTTGCTTTTCATGGAGCTCATTGCATGTTGTGCAAACAACCTGATGTGCACAGGGAAGGAAGACCACGGACATCTCCTCCGAAAGGCACATCACACACTCGCGTTCGCGTTTAACCCCACCGGGTGTCACTGAGTAGTCGCTGACTAGCTCCCTTATAAAAGAATTCCGGGGCCCTCCCATGGCTGCAACATTTTTGAGGTCTGCGAACCTGCCAGCATAGCTTCCATCGATGCCCATCCTCAGTGCAGCGATCTTGGAAGAGTCGGTCTTCAACCTCAGCTGTGCAATTTCCTTTTCAAGTTTATGGATATCATCTCTGTACTTGAGCAGATTTCTCTCCGCTTTCAATTTGATCATATCCTCTTTGGACTTTGCTGACTCCTCAATCTgttctctttccttttttataGAATTGGCCTGTAGAAGAAGTTCTTCTTTCGCCTTCGCTTCTTGCTGCCATCTAGCCTGTGTGATATTTGCCCTTTACGATGAGAACATAACAAGAAATAAACTCATTCAACACCCATAAAGAGTCAAGAGTGGTTGCATTGTGGAACCTCGCAATGGTTCATGTGTACAAAACAATTTGATCATGTTTCACTTGACAATAAGGATGAGTATCACAAATACAAGATAAACAGGATCTTCAAGGAAAAGGACAACAAACAAGGTGCAAGGAAACACAAGTTTAAGGAGTCATCTTAAAATCTACGCATCCGTTCTTCACCTTCTAAATGGAGAAAAGCCGATACCTCGATAGCTAACATGATGGCATGAAGAAAATTTGTTTCAGACCCATATCATTTAATATACATGCAGTACTCACCCACTCTACATGGAAACATGATAATGGTCAACTCATGCAAACAAATGGATATCTAAAATAGGTGTTAACACAAGCCTATCTACTTACTGGTCTATGCTGAGAATAAAAATGAGACTGGAGGATCTTCAAAACAGAAAAACCCACTAATCACACCTTCATACAaccttatttcttaagaaaaaagGTTGCATATTGGAGACACCGTGGTACATTAATACTGCACGAACTATGTTACAACAGTGAAGATACCAGGTGTTGTTTACAAAAATATAAGGGAACATTAGAGAAATTTTGGAACAAGATTAAAGTACTATACCTCAGCTTGTTCCTGTTGCACCTTAGATTGCTCTAGTTCCTGCAGCAGCTGCGCTAATTTACGTTTTTCGGTAACTAGCTCTTCCTGAAACAAGGATTTCTGTTTCTCCCAAGACTGAAACTTCATTTgggttttcttttccctttttgagACCTCCTGACAGCTTGCGGCAGTTTCTGCAGCACGTAGTTTAGCAGCCTCCATCTCTCTCCTTAAAGCAGCATTCTCAACCTCAAGCTTTCTAACAGCAGCATTAGCTCGCTCTACCTGTCCACTTGCTTTGCATAAGGCATTTTCCATCTCGGAAAGCTTCTTCAGAGTGTTTTCTTCCAGAGATTGTTTCTCTTTCTTAAGACGCTCAACTTCCTCTTTCTCTTGTCGAAGTGTCTTGAGCTCAGCCTTATCCTTACCCAGCCGACGAGCAGCCTGCATAACTTTTTGATTGGCCCATTCAGTCCATTCTTGAAGTTGATTTTGCAGCTCACGAACCCTTGGAACCAGCTTCAAAATCATTTCATCCTTTCTATCTTGTGGTACCCGTTGACCAAGGGGCTTGTCAGATGATAAACCCACATGGCTACTACTAGGTGCCTCCTTATTGACGTAGACAGGTGCCGGAGAAGACTTGATTCTTGAAGACAATGAAAGAGAAAGATCAGTATCTGTAGCTGATAAAGGAGCTGGACTACTGAATGCAGGTAGAGTATTTGCTGCATGTACTGAATACGAAGTATTGGTCGATCTAGAGATGAGATCAGGAGCAGAATCCAACCGGAATGAAGTCGAGACAGATGGTCCGGCAGGGGATGAGAAATTAGCATTATTGTCTTGAATCACATCAACCCCCATTGCCTTACTTATCTGTAAGGATGCACTCTTTAAATTTATCGTAGAAGATTCTGACACAGATTTAAGTTTCTTATCCAAGATTAAACTACCAAAGCTACTCAGCTTCCCTCCTCTTGAAGACCCTTTGGATCCATAAGTCCGATAATTCTTTTCCACATGAAACGACTTTTGTCGAAGAACATAGTCCctcttggtgctgccagaatggAACTTCCTAACATTCCCCCATTTTTCATCGACCAGGGGAGATTGAGATGTTGCAACAGTAGTAAAAGCTTTATTAACACAATCAGATCCAAAAGTGGTACCCCCATTCTCTAAGAGTCCACCACCAAGAACATGAGAATTCTTTGAGTTATTCATGCCAGGAATTCCCACTGCGAAGGGTTTCTTGGATTGAGAATTATGAGAACCTGCAGGAATCGATTTACAAGGATTTGGAAAACTGAACTCAGGAACTTTTATTTCTGCTGTTGATTGCAATTCCATTTGGCTAGATGAACCACCATCCATAGTGCCATCACTACCTAAACAACTTAAAGGGTCACCATCCATTGCACAAGCATGTGACACATTCATGTCGCAAATTAACAAACACCACATTGCATCGCCGATACTGAAGAATGGCCTAACCTCTCTAAGTACACAAACCAATTCAGCTAAGATATACTTCTCAAGCTGCACTAAATCTTCAAAATAGTGCTCGCGTGAAGGATCAATCTCTTGGCTGTTTCTAAGAAATGCTACAGCATTATCAATTATATTAGACTCAGTATCTTTATATCCATAGCAGATGCCAGACCTCAAGATGGCCTTAGTTGCAATTTCT is a window from the Arachis hypogaea cultivar Tifrunner chromosome 1, arahy.Tifrunner.gnm2.J5K5, whole genome shotgun sequence genome containing:
- the LOC112705095 gene encoding putative E3 ubiquitin-protein ligase RF298 isoform X2, producing MSPSVSVQEKGSRNKRKFRADPPLGESNKIIPSPQSECLGYEFSAEKFEIAPAHGQAAACDLCSISQDHSADGLKLDLGLYSPGSASEVGPSHPKEGLEADEFNDADWNDLTEAQLEELVLSNLDTIFKSAIKKIAALGYTEEIATKAILRSGICYGYKDTESNIIDNAVAFLRNSQEIDPSREHYFEDLVQLEKYILAELVCVLREVRPFFSIGDAMWCLLICDMNVSHACAMDGDPLSCLGSDGTMDGGSSSQMELQSTAEIKVPEFSFPNPCKSIPAGSHNSQSKKPFAVGIPGMNNSKNSHVLGGGLLENGGTTFGSDCVNKAFTTVATSQSPLVDEKWGNVRKFHSGSTKRDYVLRQKSFHVEKNYRTYGSKGSSRGGKLSSFGSLILDKKLKSVSESSTINLKSASLQISKAMGVDVIQDNNANFSSPAGPSVSTSFRLDSAPDLISRSTNTSYSVHAANTLPAFSSPAPLSATDTDLSLSLSSRIKSSPAPVYVNKEAPSSSHVGLSSDKPLGQRVPQDRKDEMILKLVPRVRELQNQLQEWTEWANQKVMQAARRLGKDKAELKTLRQEKEEVERLKKEKQSLEENTLKKLSEMENALCKASGQVERANAAVRKLEVENAALRREMEAAKLRAAETAASCQEVSKREKKTQMKFQSWEKQKSLFQEELVTEKRKLAQLLQELEQSKVQQEQAEARWQQEAKAKEELLLQANSIKKEREQIEESAKSKEDMIKLKAERNLLKYRDDIHKLEKEIAQLRLKTDSSKIAALRMGIDGSYAGRFADLKNVAAMGGPRNSFIRELVSDYSVTPGGVKRERECVMCLSEEMSVVFLPCAHQVVCTTCNELHEKQGMQDCPSCRSPIQRRIAVRYTHT
- the LOC112705095 gene encoding putative E3 ubiquitin-protein ligase RF298 isoform X1 produces the protein MVSLVASGSSQMSPSVSVQEKGSRNKRKFRADPPLGESNKIIPSPQSECLGYEFSAEKFEIAPAHGQAAACDLCSISQDHSADGLKLDLGLYSPGSASEVGPSHPKEGLEADEFNDADWNDLTEAQLEELVLSNLDTIFKSAIKKIAALGYTEEIATKAILRSGICYGYKDTESNIIDNAVAFLRNSQEIDPSREHYFEDLVQLEKYILAELVCVLREVRPFFSIGDAMWCLLICDMNVSHACAMDGDPLSCLGSDGTMDGGSSSQMELQSTAEIKVPEFSFPNPCKSIPAGSHNSQSKKPFAVGIPGMNNSKNSHVLGGGLLENGGTTFGSDCVNKAFTTVATSQSPLVDEKWGNVRKFHSGSTKRDYVLRQKSFHVEKNYRTYGSKGSSRGGKLSSFGSLILDKKLKSVSESSTINLKSASLQISKAMGVDVIQDNNANFSSPAGPSVSTSFRLDSAPDLISRSTNTSYSVHAANTLPAFSSPAPLSATDTDLSLSLSSRIKSSPAPVYVNKEAPSSSHVGLSSDKPLGQRVPQDRKDEMILKLVPRVRELQNQLQEWTEWANQKVMQAARRLGKDKAELKTLRQEKEEVERLKKEKQSLEENTLKKLSEMENALCKASGQVERANAAVRKLEVENAALRREMEAAKLRAAETAASCQEVSKREKKTQMKFQSWEKQKSLFQEELVTEKRKLAQLLQELEQSKVQQEQAEARWQQEAKAKEELLLQANSIKKEREQIEESAKSKEDMIKLKAERNLLKYRDDIHKLEKEIAQLRLKTDSSKIAALRMGIDGSYAGRFADLKNVAAMGGPRNSFIRELVSDYSVTPGGVKRERECVMCLSEEMSVVFLPCAHQVVCTTCNELHEKQGMQDCPSCRSPIQRRIAVRYTHT
- the LOC112705095 gene encoding putative E3 ubiquitin-protein ligase RF298 isoform X5 yields the protein MSPSVSVQEKGSRNKRKFRADPPLGESNKIIPSPQSECLGYEFSAEKFEIAPAHGQAAACDLCSISQDHSADGLKLDLGLYSPGSASEVGPSHPKEGLEADEFNDADWNDLTEAQLEELVLSNLDTIFKSAIKKIAALGYTEEIATKAILRSGICYGYKDTESNIIDNAVAFLRNSQEIDPSREHYFEDLVQLEKYILAELVCVLREVRPFFSIGDAMWCLLICDMNVSHACAMDGDPLSCLGSDGTMDGGSSSQMELQSTAEIKVPEFSFPNPCKSIPAGSHNSQSKKPFAVGIPGMNNSKNSHVLGGGLLENGGTTFGSDCVNKAFTTVATSQSPLVDEKWGNVRKFHSGSTKRDYVLRQKSFHVEKNYRTYGSKGSSRGGKLSSFGSLILDKKLKSVSESSTINLKSASLQISKAMGVDVIQDNNANFSSPAGPSVSTSFRLDSAPDLISRSTNTSYSVHAANTLPAFSSPAPLSATDTDLSLSLSSRIKSSPAPVYVNKEAPSSSHVGLSSDKPLGQRVPQDRKDEMILKLVPRVRELQNQLQEWTEWANQKVMQAARRLGKDKAELKTLRQEKEEVERLKKEKQSLEENTLKKLSEMENALCKASGQVERANAAVRKLEVENAALRREMEAAKLRAAETAASCQEVSKREKKTQMKFQSWEKQKSLFQEELVTEKRKLAQLLQELEQSKVQQEQAEGKYHTG
- the LOC112705095 gene encoding putative E3 ubiquitin-protein ligase RF298 isoform X3, producing the protein MVSLVASGSSQMSPSVSVQEKGSRNKRKFRADPPLGESNKIIPSPQSECLGYEFSAEKFEIAPAHGQAAACDLCSISQDHSADGLKLDLGLYSPGSASEVGPSHPKEGLEADEFNDADWNDLTEAQLEELVLSNLDTIFKSAIKKIAALGYTEEIATKAILRSGICYGYKDTESNIIDNAVAFLRNSQEIDPSREHYFEDLVQLEKYILAELVCVLREVRPFFSIGDAMWCLLICDMNVSHACAMDGDPLSCLGSDGTMDGGSSSQMELQSTAEIKVPEFSFPNPCKSIPAGSHNSQSKKPFAVGIPGMNNSKNSHVLGGGLLENGGTTFGSDCVNKAFTTVATSQSPLVDEKWGNVRKFHSGSTKRDYVLRQKSFHVEKNYRTYGSKGSSRGGKLSSFGSLILDKKLKSVSESSTINLKSASLQISKAMGVDVIQDNNANFSSPAGPSVSTSFRLDSAPDLISRSTNTSYSVHAANTLPAFSSPAPLSATDTDLSLSLSSRIKSSPAPVYVNKEAPSSSHVGLSSDKPLGQRVPQDRKDEMILKLVPRVRELQNQLQEWTEWANQKVMQAARRLGKDKAELKTLRQEKEEVERLKKEKQSLEENTLKKLSEMENALCKASGQVERANAAVRKLEVENAALRREMEAAKLRAAETAASCQEVSKREKKTQMKFQSWEKQKSLFQEELVTEKRKLAQLLQELEQSKVQQEQAEGKYHTG
- the LOC112705095 gene encoding putative E3 ubiquitin-protein ligase RF298 isoform X4 translates to MVSLVASGSSQMSPSVSVQEKGSRNKRKFRADPPLGESNKIIPSPQSECLGYEFSAEKFEIAPAHGQAAACDLCSISQDHSADGLKLDLGLYSPGSASEVGPSHPKEGLEADEFNDADWNDLTEAQLEELVLSNLDTIFKSAIKKIAALGYTEEIATKAILRSGICYGYKDTESNIIDNAVAFLRNSQEIDPSREHYFEDLVQLEKYILAELVCVLREVRPFFSIGDAMWCLLICDMNVSHACAMDGDPLSCLGSDGTMDGGSSSQMELQSTAEIKVPEFSFPNPCKSIPAGSHNSQSKKPFAVGIPGMNNSKNSHVLGGGLLENGGTTFGSDCVNKAFTTVATSQSPLVDEKWGNVRKFHSGSTKRDYVLRQKSFHVEKNYRTYGSKGSSRGGKLSSFGSLILDKKLKSVSESSTINLKSASLQISKAMGVDVIQDNNANFSSPAGPSVSTSFRLDSAPDLISRSTNTSYSVHAANTLPAFSSPAPLSATDTDLSLSLSSRIKSSPAPVYVNKEAPSSSHVGLSSDKPLGQRVPQDRKDEMILKLVPRVRELQNQLQEWTEWANQKVMQAARRLGKDKAELKTLRQEKEEVERLKKEKQSLEENTLKKLSEMENALCKASGQVERANAAVRKLEVENAALRREMEAAKLRAAETAASCQEVSKREKKTQMKFQSWEKQKSLFQEELVTEKRKLAQLLQELEQSKVQQEQAEFVQY